From Permianibacter aggregans, a single genomic window includes:
- a CDS encoding tautomerase family protein, with translation MPYVNLQITRGASREQKAQLVKDITDSLVRNLGKKPEHTHIVIQEIAEENWGFSGLLTDDWKKRQQ, from the coding sequence ATGCCGTACGTCAATTTGCAGATCACTCGTGGCGCCAGTCGCGAACAAAAAGCGCAACTGGTCAAGGACATTACCGACTCGCTGGTCCGAAACCTCGGCAAAAAACCCGAGCACACACATATCGTGATTCAGGAAATTGCAGAGGAAAACTGGGGGTTCAGTGGCTTACTGACTGACGACTGGAAAAAACGCCAGCAATAA
- a CDS encoding VOC family protein → METLSRLVILVRDYQEALDFYCGKPGFEKFVDMKVGERRYVHVRLPSQLDVGIWLMQAEGRADRQRIGNQTAGQPVAVFYTNDLQRDYQNLSSRGEQFNVSPVKEGGAVFAHFLDLYENEFALVELPTVEGGAVPEEVGAVLCGSCLVIAGVFSSRQSVSH, encoded by the coding sequence ATGGAGACGCTCAGTCGCTTGGTTATCCTCGTTCGCGATTATCAGGAAGCCTTGGATTTCTACTGCGGCAAACCTGGCTTTGAAAAGTTTGTTGATATGAAGGTGGGTGAGCGGCGCTATGTGCATGTTCGCTTGCCGTCACAGCTGGATGTGGGTATCTGGCTGATGCAGGCAGAAGGGCGAGCAGATCGGCAACGCATTGGCAATCAGACCGCTGGCCAACCTGTTGCTGTGTTCTATACCAATGATCTTCAGCGTGACTACCAGAACCTGAGCTCGCGAGGCGAGCAGTTCAATGTGTCGCCCGTGAAAGAGGGAGGCGCGGTGTTTGCGCATTTCCTCGACCTGTATGAGAACGAATTTGCTCTGGTTGAGTTGCCGACAGTTGAAGGTGGTGCTGTTCCGGAAGAAGTTGGCGCTGTTTTGTGCGGTAGCTGCTTGGTTATTGCTGGCGTTTTTTCCAGTCGTCAGTCAGTAAGCCACTGA
- a CDS encoding SH3 domain-containing protein, with protein sequence MKSTKITLTLILLLAVPCSFAAPSQSGQLVTDAELKSQPEPKAPTLLALKQGQTLAIKERRGGWYAADVDTTGGWVRMLHVRMIGDIESHASSSAKSLTQVRRGDSTIATGIRGLSEQQLKQAKENLPELKRLDRWSANDKEAAQFAKEGRLPAAKKGGK encoded by the coding sequence ATGAAATCGACAAAAATAACACTGACACTGATTTTATTGCTTGCTGTGCCGTGCTCGTTCGCAGCACCAAGTCAATCCGGACAACTGGTTACCGATGCTGAACTGAAATCACAACCCGAGCCAAAAGCGCCAACTCTGTTGGCACTGAAACAAGGACAAACGCTGGCAATCAAGGAACGACGTGGTGGCTGGTATGCCGCTGATGTCGATACTACCGGCGGCTGGGTGCGCATGCTGCATGTGCGGATGATTGGCGATATCGAGTCCCATGCTTCCAGCTCAGCAAAAAGTCTGACTCAAGTCAGGCGTGGTGATTCAACGATTGCCACAGGCATACGCGGGCTTTCCGAACAACAACTGAAACAGGCCAAGGAAAATCTGCCGGAACTGAAGCGTCTGGATCGCTGGTCGGCCAATGACAAAGAGGCCGCGCAATTTGCCAAAGAAGGCCGGCTGCCGGCCGCAAAGAAAGGAGGCAAATAA
- a CDS encoding EAL domain-containing protein, whose protein sequence is MAALQSKALAKGETLFRDGDDADCAYVVEVGEVVILANVSGVERVIGCVRAGEILGEMAMLDAGPRSATAIAKTDVRLTVIERDQLVSRLASADPVMHLLLTVLLNRLRQQLHPELPPRDALVSSDAGLIRIKLENELRAGLGAGEMQIYLQPIADIYTRKIAGFEALVRWQHPEKGLVRPDLFIQLAEDSGLMVPLGRWIVHEACRIAQLLEQQSNKAGVAHSGAFISINVSTMQFRDPEFFDHLSLALSETGINPQRVKLEITESALTDGEAAKRWIKQCKALGVRVALDDFGTGYSSLSYLHEFDIDTLKIDQSFIRKMMTDQRSRHIVEAIIALSKKLSLEIIAEGIETQEAIDVLQALECQYIQGYIIAKPAPLSAYL, encoded by the coding sequence ATGGCAGCGCTGCAGTCAAAAGCCCTGGCAAAAGGGGAAACGCTGTTCAGGGATGGCGATGATGCCGATTGTGCCTATGTGGTCGAAGTCGGCGAGGTGGTCATCCTGGCCAATGTTTCGGGCGTGGAGCGGGTCATTGGCTGCGTACGGGCCGGGGAAATTCTTGGCGAGATGGCAATGCTCGATGCCGGTCCTCGCTCGGCAACGGCCATCGCGAAAACCGATGTCCGCCTGACCGTCATTGAACGCGATCAATTGGTTTCACGGCTGGCCAGTGCCGACCCGGTCATGCATTTATTGCTGACCGTACTGCTTAATCGGCTGCGCCAGCAATTACACCCGGAACTACCGCCTCGTGATGCGCTGGTGTCGTCCGATGCCGGCCTTATCCGCATCAAGCTGGAAAACGAACTGCGGGCTGGCCTCGGCGCCGGTGAGATGCAAATCTATCTGCAGCCAATCGCTGATATCTACACGAGAAAAATTGCCGGTTTTGAAGCGCTGGTGCGTTGGCAACATCCAGAGAAGGGATTGGTTCGGCCGGATTTGTTTATTCAACTCGCAGAAGATTCCGGTTTGATGGTGCCGTTGGGCCGCTGGATCGTTCACGAAGCCTGCCGTATTGCACAGCTGTTGGAGCAGCAGTCGAACAAAGCTGGTGTAGCGCATAGTGGGGCGTTTATTTCCATCAATGTATCGACGATGCAATTCCGTGATCCGGAATTTTTTGATCATCTGTCGTTGGCATTATCGGAGACCGGCATCAATCCGCAGCGGGTCAAACTGGAAATCACCGAATCGGCACTGACCGACGGCGAAGCAGCGAAACGTTGGATTAAACAATGCAAGGCCTTGGGTGTTCGTGTGGCGCTCGATGATTTCGGCACCGGCTATTCCAGCCTTTCCTATTTGCACGAGTTTGATATCGATACGCTGAAAATCGATCAAAGCTTTATTCGCAAGATGATGACCGATCAGCGCAGTCGACATATCGTTGAAGCGATTATTGCGCTGTCGAAAAAACTGTCGCTGGAAATCATCGCCGAAGGCATTGAGACACAGGAAGCAATCGATGTCTTGCAAGCGCTTGAATGCCAATACATTCAGGGCTATATCATTGCCAAACCGGCGCCGCTGTCGGCTTATCTCTGA
- a CDS encoding adenylate/guanylate cyclase domain-containing protein, with translation MSSPKKPVTTIKIGWAFAGCLLLLLAASHLPLMHRLDFFWLDTLTHWRAMQREPPSDIVLIDIDTYSIEAMAPEVGAWPWPRATHAYLLEWLNEQGAKAIVFDIWFSEASLYLKEMDSYFAEVLANHDNIYMPTLLYSGEAHNVKNLAERSRFHPFIEPTARADNNAKADVLWPALGQPEHWRLGLINFLSEPDGIGRQYHVHIEKNGWRFFSLPAIVARDFAYPLPEHSPIRLDWFGKRPPIQTLSYHDVFQQVKSGAANSTLKDKFVFIGSTATGNHDLKPTALDSQYPAVYMLITAFDNLRSGEQLHWSPWYAVWAGLPALLLMWLVVVAELSYWRVVAAALVMTAALVVASFLGIHQAVLIPIISPLLVVIVFLFACAVLRYLQARDERKSTVELFGRFLDKNVVQQLIDSGLTETSQLAQERVITVLFSDIRGFTTLSEQHNAATIMRLLNQYFTTQVDVIFKHQGTLDKFIGDAIMAFWGAPLDDAKHAEHAIQAAMDMSDALDAFCREQQLTGFDIGIGIHTGPAVIGMLGAQQRMDYTAIGDTVNLASRLEGLTKGVARILVSEATRASCPEAFDFVPHGEYKVKGRSEAVRVFEPRSTHR, from the coding sequence ATGAGTTCGCCGAAAAAACCTGTCACAACAATAAAAATCGGTTGGGCATTCGCTGGCTGTCTGCTGCTGTTATTGGCTGCCAGCCATTTGCCATTGATGCATCGGCTGGATTTTTTCTGGCTGGATACGCTGACGCATTGGCGGGCCATGCAGCGCGAGCCGCCAAGTGACATTGTATTAATAGATATCGACACCTATAGCATCGAAGCGATGGCGCCGGAAGTCGGTGCTTGGCCTTGGCCTCGTGCCACCCATGCCTATCTACTGGAATGGCTCAATGAGCAAGGCGCCAAAGCGATTGTGTTCGACATCTGGTTCAGCGAGGCCTCGCTTTACCTGAAAGAAATGGACAGCTATTTCGCGGAAGTCCTGGCCAACCACGACAACATCTATATGCCAACACTGCTGTACAGCGGTGAAGCTCATAACGTGAAAAATCTGGCCGAGCGTTCGCGCTTTCACCCGTTCATCGAACCGACCGCGCGAGCCGACAACAACGCCAAAGCCGATGTGCTTTGGCCGGCACTCGGGCAACCGGAACACTGGCGGCTCGGGCTGATCAATTTTCTTTCAGAGCCGGATGGTATCGGCCGTCAATATCATGTTCATATCGAAAAGAATGGTTGGCGGTTTTTCAGTTTGCCGGCCATCGTTGCCAGAGATTTTGCTTATCCACTGCCGGAGCACTCACCGATTCGGCTGGATTGGTTTGGCAAACGGCCACCGATTCAAACCCTTTCCTATCACGATGTGTTTCAGCAGGTTAAAAGTGGTGCGGCGAACTCAACATTGAAAGACAAATTCGTTTTCATTGGTTCCACCGCCACCGGCAATCACGATCTGAAGCCGACAGCGCTGGATTCGCAATACCCAGCGGTCTATATGCTGATCACGGCGTTCGATAATTTGCGCAGCGGAGAGCAACTGCACTGGTCGCCATGGTATGCCGTGTGGGCTGGCTTGCCGGCACTGCTGCTAATGTGGCTCGTGGTCGTTGCCGAGTTGAGTTATTGGCGTGTCGTCGCTGCCGCATTGGTGATGACGGCCGCACTGGTTGTCGCCAGTTTTCTTGGCATTCATCAGGCTGTGCTGATTCCGATCATCAGTCCATTGCTGGTTGTCATCGTGTTTCTCTTTGCTTGCGCCGTTTTGCGCTACTTGCAAGCGCGCGATGAACGCAAAAGCACCGTGGAATTGTTTGGCCGCTTTCTCGATAAGAACGTCGTTCAGCAATTGATCGATTCCGGACTGACCGAAACCAGCCAACTCGCCCAGGAACGCGTGATCACCGTGCTGTTCTCTGATATCCGCGGCTTTACCACGCTGTCCGAACAGCACAATGCGGCAACAATCATGCGGCTGTTGAACCAGTATTTCACAACACAGGTTGATGTGATCTTCAAACATCAGGGTACGCTCGACAAATTTATCGGCGACGCCATCATGGCGTTCTGGGGCGCACCACTCGACGATGCCAAACACGCCGAGCATGCCATTCAGGCCGCCATGGACATGTCTGATGCACTCGACGCTTTCTGTCGGGAACAGCAATTAACCGGCTTCGATATCGGCATTGGCATACACACCGGCCCTGCGGTGATCGGCATGCTCGGTGCCCAGCAGCGAATGGACTATACGGCCATCGGCGACACGGTCAATCTGGCCAGCCGTCTGGAAGGTTTGACCAAAGGCGTTGCCCGAATTCTGGTATCTGAGGCCACGCGTGCCAGTTGCCCCGAGGCCTTTGACTTCGTGCCGCACGGGGAATATAAAGTCAAAGGACGCAGTGAAGCCGTCAGGGTGTTTGAACCACGGAGTACGCACCGATGA
- a CDS encoding M48 family metalloprotease, with the protein MRARLMLLLGCTLLLDGCGGLKGVRVGNYNLDPLLSAGQKVADAQEVSEPAEIDIGMHMAATLVGAAPLDNDETAQRYLNRIGRLLTLHSSRPQLPWKFGILRDDNINAFAAPGGYVFVTRGMLAQLESEAELAGVLAHEIAHVEQKHHLKAIQKDNLTGAAADILGAVSDHQISKSGGRYSGLKKDAVDKVVGASRVLYARGLDRDDEHAADTSAIALMSAAGYDPWAFVAVLQKLEARQSGDSGMALLLKTHPNPTARIASVSRQPQLAALDGQGQTLAERFRLHIK; encoded by the coding sequence ATGCGCGCTCGTCTGATGTTGTTGCTGGGTTGCACACTGTTGCTCGATGGCTGTGGTGGACTCAAAGGTGTCCGCGTTGGCAATTACAATCTTGATCCGCTTCTCTCGGCTGGTCAGAAGGTAGCTGATGCGCAAGAGGTTTCAGAGCCAGCAGAAATCGATATCGGTATGCATATGGCCGCAACCTTGGTTGGTGCCGCACCGCTGGACAACGATGAAACGGCTCAGCGCTACCTCAATCGTATCGGTCGGCTGTTGACGCTGCATTCTTCGCGTCCGCAACTGCCGTGGAAGTTCGGTATTCTCCGTGACGATAATATCAATGCTTTTGCCGCACCGGGCGGTTATGTCTTTGTCACCCGCGGCATGCTCGCACAGCTCGAATCGGAAGCGGAACTCGCCGGTGTATTGGCGCACGAGATTGCACACGTCGAACAAAAGCATCATCTGAAAGCGATACAGAAGGACAATCTGACGGGTGCCGCGGCGGATATTCTCGGCGCGGTAAGCGATCATCAAATCAGCAAATCCGGTGGTCGATATAGCGGCCTGAAAAAAGACGCTGTTGACAAAGTGGTCGGTGCTTCGCGTGTGCTTTATGCCCGCGGATTGGACCGTGACGATGAACACGCTGCGGATACCAGTGCCATCGCACTGATGAGTGCCGCCGGCTACGACCCTTGGGCGTTTGTTGCCGTGTTGCAAAAATTGGAAGCGCGCCAGAGCGGCGATTCCGGCATGGCGCTGCTGCTGAAAACCCATCCAAACCCGACGGCGCGTATCGCCTCCGTCAGCCGCCAGCCTCAGCTCGCCGCATTGGATGGTCAAGGTCAGACGCTAGCCGAACGCTTTCGCCTGCACATCAAGTAG
- a CDS encoding cupin domain-containing protein, translated as MLAKINIREQLAGIDEYWSQKIIGNANGQLFKLAKGIGSTRWHQHDDQDELFIVYSGKLIIELREQTITLNPEEMFIVPKGVEHCPRAEPEAEFLIVGLAITSNAAGGKPEY; from the coding sequence ATGCTGGCCAAAATCAATATTCGAGAACAACTTGCCGGTATCGATGAGTACTGGTCGCAGAAAATCATCGGCAACGCCAATGGTCAATTGTTCAAGCTAGCCAAGGGTATAGGCTCCACACGCTGGCATCAACACGACGACCAGGACGAGCTGTTCATCGTCTACAGCGGCAAACTGATCATCGAGCTGCGTGAGCAAACGATAACGCTGAATCCGGAAGAAATGTTCATCGTGCCAAAAGGCGTTGAGCACTGCCCAAGGGCCGAACCGGAAGCCGAATTCCTGATTGTTGGTTTGGCCATCACCTCAAATGCCGCCGGCGGCAAGCCCGAATACTGA